One part of the Haloprofundus halobius genome encodes these proteins:
- a CDS encoding class I fructose-bisphosphate aldolase, which yields MRSVANTPVSRDGKSILIAMDHGLERGPGVFESVPERADPSTVFDIATHDAVTGLAVQKGVAETYYPSYEDDVTLVAKLNGKTGMVMGDRYAPPIWSVADAAELGADAIGYTVYTGSNREAEMFKEFSSARDDARDADLPVVLWSYPRGQGVNDHDAPDTVAYAARIGLELGADLAKIKHPGTQEAVEWAVHVAGELPVLMSGGASVDEEAFLRDVETFMSAGGRGLTVGRNIWQREDPTAVLDKLERLVYEDATVDDVV from the coding sequence ATGCGTTCAGTAGCCAATACGCCGGTTTCACGGGACGGAAAGTCGATACTCATCGCGATGGATCACGGTCTCGAACGCGGTCCGGGCGTCTTCGAGTCGGTGCCCGAGCGCGCCGACCCCTCGACCGTCTTCGACATCGCGACCCACGACGCGGTCACCGGACTGGCTGTACAGAAAGGAGTCGCAGAGACGTACTATCCCTCCTACGAGGACGACGTCACCCTCGTCGCGAAGCTCAACGGGAAGACCGGGATGGTGATGGGCGACCGGTACGCGCCGCCCATCTGGTCGGTGGCGGACGCGGCCGAACTGGGCGCCGATGCCATCGGCTACACGGTTTACACCGGGTCGAACCGCGAGGCGGAGATGTTCAAGGAGTTCAGCTCGGCGCGCGACGACGCCCGCGACGCCGACCTGCCGGTCGTCCTCTGGTCGTACCCGCGCGGGCAGGGGGTCAACGACCACGACGCCCCCGACACCGTCGCCTACGCGGCGCGCATCGGCCTCGAACTCGGGGCAGACCTCGCGAAGATAAAGCATCCCGGCACGCAGGAGGCCGTCGAGTGGGCAGTCCACGTCGCCGGCGAACTCCCCGTGCTGATGAGCGGCGGAGCCTCGGTGGACGAGGAGGCGTTCCTTCGCGACGTGGAGACGTTCATGAGCGCCGGCGGGCGCGGTCTCACCGTCGGCCGGAACATCTGGCAGCGCGAGGATCCGACCGCCGTCCTCGACAAACTCGAACGGCTCGTCTACGAGGACGCCACCGTCGACGATGTCGTCTGA
- a CDS encoding sulfatase family protein has product MRILYVDCDSLRADHLGCYGYHRNTTPTVDALADDGMRFTDYYASDLPCLPSRTALVTGRFGIHTGVVNHGGLASEPRRTGRDRGFSTADRFRTLPAVLRDADHRTALVSSFPTRHGTWHVLDGFEEWRDTGGCGFERADDVYAHAEEWLDAHATEEDWYLHVNFWDPHTPYDTPVAYGNPFADDPAPEWPDEETIREHWEGYGPHSARDLHGVGKTPDESVDWGADPGLERTPARIESREDYRQWIDGYDVGIRYMDDYIGELLARLERHGVREETLVIVSADHGENQGECNIYGDHHTADRPTGRVPLVMSGPGVGAGVDDAFHYALDLAPTLAELVGADAPEGWDGRSFAPALVDADADAAVCADDESVTTDGEYGREYLVLSQGALTCQRGVRWENWLLLRTYHDGVHDFDDVELYDLDADPHQTTDLADERPDVVGEGSRRLEAWHADRMTESARGERGGNPDPPAGLRDPLWTVIEEGGPYHATRRPGKLRRYVERLRETDREAIADRLERQYGDVL; this is encoded by the coding sequence ATGAGGATACTCTACGTCGACTGTGACTCGCTCAGGGCCGACCACCTGGGCTGTTACGGCTACCACCGGAACACGACGCCGACCGTCGACGCGCTCGCCGACGACGGGATGCGGTTCACCGACTACTACGCGTCGGACCTCCCCTGTCTCCCCTCGCGGACGGCGCTCGTCACCGGCCGGTTCGGCATCCACACCGGCGTCGTCAACCACGGCGGACTCGCGTCGGAGCCCCGACGGACCGGCCGCGACCGGGGCTTTTCGACTGCCGACCGGTTCCGGACGCTGCCGGCCGTTCTCCGCGACGCCGACCACCGAACGGCGCTGGTCAGCTCGTTCCCGACCCGCCACGGGACCTGGCACGTCCTCGACGGCTTCGAGGAGTGGCGCGACACCGGCGGCTGCGGCTTCGAGCGCGCCGACGACGTCTACGCTCACGCCGAGGAGTGGCTCGACGCGCACGCGACGGAGGAGGACTGGTACCTCCACGTCAACTTCTGGGACCCCCACACCCCCTACGACACGCCCGTGGCGTACGGCAATCCCTTCGCGGACGACCCGGCGCCGGAGTGGCCCGACGAGGAGACGATCCGGGAGCACTGGGAGGGGTACGGGCCACACAGCGCCCGTGACCTCCACGGTGTCGGTAAGACTCCCGACGAGAGCGTCGACTGGGGCGCGGACCCCGGACTGGAGCGCACGCCCGCGCGAATCGAGTCCCGCGAGGACTACCGACAGTGGATCGACGGCTACGACGTCGGCATCCGGTACATGGACGACTACATCGGGGAGTTGCTCGCGCGACTCGAACGTCACGGGGTCCGCGAGGAGACCCTGGTGATAGTCAGTGCCGACCACGGCGAGAACCAGGGCGAGTGTAACATCTACGGCGACCACCACACTGCCGACCGGCCGACCGGTCGCGTCCCGCTCGTGATGAGCGGGCCGGGCGTCGGGGCGGGCGTCGACGACGCGTTCCACTACGCGCTCGACCTCGCGCCGACGCTCGCCGAACTGGTCGGCGCCGACGCGCCGGAAGGATGGGACGGCCGGTCGTTCGCGCCGGCGCTCGTCGACGCGGACGCAGACGCCGCCGTCTGTGCCGACGACGAGTCGGTGACCACCGACGGCGAGTACGGCCGCGAGTACCTCGTCCTGAGTCAGGGCGCGCTGACGTGCCAGCGCGGCGTCCGCTGGGAGAACTGGCTCCTACTTCGGACGTACCACGACGGCGTCCACGACTTCGACGACGTCGAACTCTACGACCTCGACGCCGACCCCCACCAGACGACCGACCTCGCGGACGAACGCCCCGACGTCGTCGGCGAGGGGAGCCGCCGCCTCGAAGCGTGGCACGCCGACCGGATGACGGAGTCCGCCCGCGGCGAGCGCGGCGGCAACCCCGACCCGCCCGCGGGACTCCGCGACCCGCTCTGGACCGTCATCGAGGAGGGCGGACCGTACCACGCGACGCGGCGTCCCGGGAAGCTCCGACGGTACGTCGAGCGCCTCCGCGAGACCGACCGCGAGGCGATAGCGGACCGTCTCGAACGCCAGTACGGAGACGTGCTCTGA
- a CDS encoding Gfo/Idh/MocA family protein yields MALDVGILGVGGIADAHFPAYRQFDELRVGGVCDVDESAAKAAAEEFETDRWTEFETFVVEADIDAVDVILPHVLHYPAAKAALEAGLHVHVEKPFVTSMEQARELVDIADERDLTLMVGQTQRYDPHNRAVERRLADGELGEVHHARFDAVQNLREHVDTDHWLFDGEKAGGGGVISVLVHRLDLLRYFLGEPRRVTALAKTVDPAFEDAEDYCVGLLEMENGAMVDVFDTYSAAGFPYGEGFWLFGEERVVHALPAEGEATTAPRISRSDAPREFDEIPADVELPSESGFVNELVHFANCVETRTEPLSSGRDNLRTLATVFTIYESVARDNEWVSVADVLAGSGPRRRDP; encoded by the coding sequence ATGGCGTTAGACGTCGGAATACTCGGTGTCGGCGGCATCGCGGACGCGCACTTTCCAGCGTACCGGCAGTTCGACGAACTCCGCGTCGGCGGAGTCTGTGACGTCGACGAGTCGGCTGCGAAAGCCGCCGCGGAAGAGTTCGAGACGGATCGGTGGACGGAGTTCGAGACGTTCGTCGTGGAGGCCGATATCGACGCGGTTGACGTCATCCTGCCGCACGTACTGCACTACCCCGCAGCGAAGGCCGCGCTGGAAGCGGGGCTCCACGTGCACGTCGAGAAACCGTTCGTGACGTCGATGGAACAGGCTCGCGAACTCGTCGACATCGCGGACGAACGGGACCTGACGCTCATGGTCGGACAGACTCAGCGGTACGACCCTCACAACCGGGCGGTGGAACGACGACTCGCCGACGGCGAACTCGGCGAAGTCCACCACGCCCGGTTCGACGCGGTGCAGAACCTCCGGGAACACGTCGACACCGATCACTGGCTGTTCGACGGGGAGAAAGCCGGCGGGGGCGGCGTCATCAGCGTCCTCGTCCACAGACTCGACCTGCTCCGGTACTTCCTCGGTGAGCCTCGCCGCGTCACGGCGCTCGCGAAGACAGTCGACCCCGCGTTCGAGGACGCCGAAGACTACTGCGTTGGACTCCTCGAGATGGAGAACGGCGCGATGGTCGACGTGTTCGACACCTACTCCGCGGCGGGGTTCCCGTACGGCGAGGGGTTCTGGCTCTTCGGCGAGGAGCGGGTCGTCCACGCGCTCCCGGCGGAAGGCGAGGCGACGACGGCGCCGCGTATCAGCCGCTCCGACGCGCCTCGCGAGTTCGACGAGATTCCGGCAGATGTCGAGCTTCCGAGCGAGAGCGGGTTCGTCAACGAGCTCGTCCACTTCGCGAACTGCGTCGAAACCCGCACGGAACCGCTCTCCAGCGGACGGGACAACCTCCGGACACTGGCGACGGTGTTCACTATCTACGAGAGCGTCGCTCGCGACAACGAGTGGGTGTCGGTCGCGGACGTGCTGGCGGGGAGCGGACCTCGACGCCGCGACCCGTGA
- a CDS encoding zinc-binding dehydrogenase has protein sequence MGRQATSAYAEEHADRMSAVVNYEPEAVELREVEVPEIEDGEALIRVEAVGICGSDVHQWHGSHSWPVNYPVTLGHEFGGVVEEIQGSDEFEAGDRVVSETAAEIDETSPLSRRGLYNLDPSRKGFGYGTDGAMARYVAVPIRCLHHIPDDLSFERAALTEPCSVAYNAVCGNADVNPGDSVLVLGPGPIGLLCVQMAALSGASTVVASGLPADQDRLDVAEELGATHTVTGDAVEFVDGLGDGLGVDTVIDAAGVSATFETAMDVVRPDGHITKVGWGPQPMEYSMDPVVQKAVTVQGSFSHTWEIWEKVITLLGTGQLDVEPVVDRVAPLEEWRECFEGMHEREYIKCVLTPNE, from the coding sequence ATGGGTAGGCAAGCCACATCAGCGTATGCCGAAGAGCACGCCGACCGGATGTCGGCCGTCGTCAACTACGAACCGGAAGCGGTGGAACTCCGCGAGGTCGAGGTCCCCGAAATCGAGGACGGGGAGGCTCTGATCCGCGTCGAGGCGGTGGGAATCTGCGGCAGCGACGTCCACCAGTGGCACGGGAGCCACAGTTGGCCCGTCAACTACCCGGTGACGCTCGGCCACGAGTTCGGGGGCGTCGTCGAGGAAATTCAGGGGAGCGACGAGTTCGAAGCCGGCGACCGCGTCGTCAGCGAGACGGCCGCCGAGATCGACGAGACGTCGCCGCTCAGTCGTCGCGGGCTCTACAACCTCGACCCCTCGCGAAAGGGGTTCGGCTACGGGACCGACGGCGCGATGGCGCGGTACGTCGCGGTCCCGATCCGCTGTCTCCACCACATTCCCGACGACCTCTCCTTCGAGCGCGCCGCGTTGACCGAACCGTGCAGCGTCGCCTACAACGCCGTCTGCGGTAACGCCGACGTCAACCCCGGCGACAGCGTGTTGGTGCTCGGGCCGGGACCGATCGGACTCCTCTGCGTCCAGATGGCGGCGCTGTCGGGCGCGAGCACCGTCGTCGCCAGCGGACTGCCAGCCGACCAGGACCGACTCGACGTCGCCGAGGAACTCGGCGCGACGCACACCGTCACCGGCGACGCCGTCGAGTTCGTCGACGGTCTCGGCGACGGGCTCGGCGTCGACACCGTCATCGACGCCGCGGGGGTCTCCGCGACGTTCGAGACGGCGATGGACGTGGTCAGACCGGACGGCCACATCACCAAGGTCGGGTGGGGTCCCCAGCCGATGGAGTACAGCATGGACCCCGTCGTCCAGAAGGCCGTCACGGTGCAGGGGAGCTTCTCGCACACGTGGGAGATCTGGGAGAAGGTCATCACGCTCCTCGGGACGGGGCAACTCGACGTCGAACCCGTCGTCGACCGCGTCGCTCCGCTGGAGGAGTGGCGGGAGTGCTTCGAGGGGATGCACGAACGCGAGTACATCAAGTGCGTGCTGACGCCGAACGAATGA
- a CDS encoding sugar phosphate isomerase/epimerase family protein, with translation MPLAAFPKCYLSMLMEGEMRHEEWFDVASEIDVDGVEFYWGITPDDDPEELDRLRSAAADRGLSIPMMCYSPDFTHPDPDVRREEVEREKRAIEATARLGGSYCRVLSGQRRPEVSREEGLSWVSDCIEELIPYAADREVTLVLENHYKDDYWEHPEFAQQKEEFLDLLDRIEESPWFGVNYDPSNAIIADDDPIELLEAVADRVVTCHASDRYLEGGTIEDLREMEAEGGQGYADILQHGVVGEGMIDYDAVFSILADAGFDGWISIEDGYDAEKGKEHLDRSAQFLRGKMAEYGLP, from the coding sequence ATGCCGCTCGCCGCGTTCCCGAAGTGCTACCTTAGCATGTTGATGGAGGGCGAGATGCGCCACGAGGAGTGGTTCGACGTCGCGAGCGAGATCGACGTCGACGGCGTCGAGTTCTATTGGGGCATCACGCCCGACGACGACCCCGAGGAACTCGACCGCCTCCGGTCGGCCGCCGCCGACCGTGGGCTCTCGATTCCGATGATGTGTTACTCCCCGGACTTCACGCACCCCGACCCAGACGTGCGCCGCGAGGAAGTCGAACGGGAGAAGCGCGCCATCGAAGCGACCGCGCGACTCGGCGGGAGCTACTGCCGCGTCCTCTCGGGGCAGCGCCGGCCGGAGGTGTCGCGCGAGGAAGGTCTCTCGTGGGTGAGCGACTGCATCGAGGAGCTGATTCCGTACGCGGCCGACCGCGAAGTGACGCTCGTCCTCGAGAACCATTACAAGGACGACTACTGGGAGCACCCGGAGTTCGCCCAACAGAAGGAGGAGTTCCTCGACCTGCTCGACCGCATCGAGGAGAGCCCGTGGTTCGGCGTCAACTACGATCCCTCGAACGCCATCATCGCCGACGACGACCCCATAGAACTGCTGGAGGCGGTGGCCGACCGCGTCGTGACCTGCCACGCCAGCGACCGCTACCTCGAGGGCGGGACCATCGAGGACCTCCGCGAGATGGAGGCCGAGGGCGGGCAGGGCTACGCCGACATCCTCCAGCACGGCGTCGTCGGCGAGGGGATGATAGATTACGACGCCGTCTTCTCGATTCTCGCCGACGCCGGCTTCGACGGCTGGATCTCCATCGAGGACGGCTACGACGCGGAGAAGGGGAAGGAACACCTCGACCGCTCCGCGCAGTTCCTCCGCGGGAAGATGGCCGAGTACGGCCTGCCGTAG
- a CDS encoding Nif3-like dinuclear metal center hexameric protein, whose product MKASELRDYLQSLDGGWVDWDDTVDTFKAGDPDAEIEGLAVGWMSYRWALERAVDLGCNVFLTHEGTYYDHEDEPIRDNHPPRVVELIDEKQAFIEAHDLVVLRCHDLLDQFPGIGVPDAWGAHLGFDEEDEVPVGRMPEPPRAFGPGDYYRVYEVAERPAREAASQMAAELGDVGQDAVELLGDGETPVSRIVVGTGAITPFRHMFDAYDPDLVVCSDDGFSYWRDGHVAVDAGVPVVVANHATSEVRSMKLLADHLDEAFSDLPVHHIEQGCMFEIVEGDD is encoded by the coding sequence ATGAAGGCGAGCGAGCTCCGCGACTACCTACAGTCGCTCGACGGCGGCTGGGTCGACTGGGACGACACCGTCGACACGTTCAAGGCGGGCGACCCGGACGCCGAGATCGAGGGTCTCGCAGTCGGCTGGATGAGCTACCGGTGGGCGCTCGAACGCGCCGTCGACCTCGGCTGCAACGTCTTCCTCACCCACGAGGGGACGTACTACGACCACGAGGACGAACCGATTCGCGACAACCACCCGCCGCGCGTCGTCGAGCTGATAGACGAGAAGCAGGCGTTCATCGAGGCGCACGACCTCGTCGTGCTCCGGTGTCACGATCTCCTGGACCAGTTCCCCGGCATCGGCGTCCCGGACGCGTGGGGCGCCCACCTCGGCTTCGACGAGGAGGACGAGGTGCCGGTCGGCAGGATGCCTGAACCGCCGAGAGCGTTCGGTCCCGGCGACTACTACCGCGTCTACGAGGTGGCGGAGCGACCGGCGCGAGAGGCGGCCAGCCAGATGGCTGCCGAACTCGGTGACGTGGGACAGGACGCTGTCGAATTGCTCGGCGACGGAGAGACACCCGTCTCCCGCATCGTCGTCGGGACGGGCGCGATAACGCCCTTCCGACACATGTTCGACGCGTACGACCCGGACCTCGTCGTCTGCTCGGACGACGGCTTCTCCTACTGGCGGGACGGCCACGTCGCCGTCGACGCCGGCGTCCCGGTCGTCGTCGCCAACCACGCGACGAGCGAGGTGAGAAGTATGAAACTGCTCGCCGACCACCTCGACGAGGCGTTCTCCGACCTGCCGGTCCACCACATCGAGCAGGGCTGTATGTTCGAAATCGTCGAAGGAGACGACTGA
- a CDS encoding sulfatase family protein yields MTRPNVVCFVLDQLRYDHLGYAGNSVVETPNIDALAERGVALSRAYVANPLCMPARASLFTGLMPRDHGVRTNGIPLDPSLPTLPGALREAGYRTHAAGKLHLHTYDLPNGAGVVEVADGQADDGDGVDGGSAATGAAGGQSAVADAVAPEEFPEARPPWNENRHRALPEPYYGFETADFTGGHVSWIFGEYRQWLEREHPEAAARLDEDHPDNEPRPAPQTFEWSLPEELHYNRWIADRSREFVESATGMDEPFFLLSSFPDPHHPFAAPEPWGSMYDPDDVALPTRREGELDDLPPFYREAYADTDTQLSGFHGTSDLSDDQLREQIAVTYGMISFVDREIGRVLAALDEAGLREETLVVFMSDHGDMMGDHWMLRKGPFHFEGLLRVPMLWSFPGTLPAGERRDGPVSAVDFAPTVLDFCDIPVPEGRVPPEREAMREPPAWAGRSLRPQLSGETDAVRDGVVVENDEDYLGLRVRTYVTDRYKLTLYPGEPYGELFDLRKDPDELRNRWDDEAYADVRRRLSVEFLERYVLHEQGLPRRLCHA; encoded by the coding sequence ATGACCCGGCCAAACGTCGTCTGCTTCGTTCTCGACCAGCTACGGTACGACCACCTCGGCTACGCCGGCAACTCGGTGGTCGAGACCCCGAACATCGACGCGCTCGCCGAACGGGGCGTCGCGCTGTCGCGTGCGTACGTCGCCAACCCGCTCTGTATGCCCGCCCGGGCCAGCCTGTTCACCGGGCTGATGCCCCGGGACCACGGCGTCCGGACGAACGGGATTCCGCTCGACCCGTCGCTGCCGACGCTCCCCGGCGCGCTCCGGGAGGCGGGTTACCGGACGCACGCGGCCGGGAAGCTCCACCTCCACACGTACGACCTCCCCAACGGCGCCGGCGTCGTGGAGGTCGCGGATGGGCAAGCCGACGACGGCGACGGCGTCGACGGCGGCTCGGCCGCAACTGGCGCTGCTGGCGGTCAGTCGGCGGTGGCGGACGCCGTGGCGCCCGAGGAGTTCCCCGAGGCACGGCCGCCATGGAACGAGAACCGCCACCGCGCGCTGCCGGAGCCGTACTACGGCTTCGAGACAGCCGACTTCACCGGCGGGCACGTGAGCTGGATATTCGGCGAGTACCGCCAGTGGCTCGAACGCGAGCACCCCGAGGCGGCGGCCCGACTCGATGAGGACCACCCCGACAACGAGCCCCGACCCGCCCCGCAGACCTTCGAGTGGTCGCTCCCCGAAGAACTCCACTACAACCGGTGGATAGCCGACCGTTCCCGCGAGTTCGTCGAGTCGGCGACCGGGATGGACGAGCCGTTCTTCCTCCTGAGTTCGTTCCCCGACCCTCACCACCCGTTCGCCGCGCCGGAACCGTGGGGGAGCATGTACGACCCCGACGACGTTGCGCTGCCGACGCGCCGCGAGGGCGAACTCGACGACCTGCCCCCCTTCTACCGCGAGGCCTACGCCGACACCGACACGCAGCTCAGCGGCTTCCACGGTACGAGCGACCTCTCCGACGACCAACTCCGCGAACAGATTGCCGTGACCTACGGCATGATTAGCTTCGTCGATCGCGAGATCGGACGCGTCCTGGCAGCGCTCGACGAGGCGGGACTCCGCGAGGAGACGCTCGTCGTCTTCATGTCCGACCACGGGGACATGATGGGCGACCACTGGATGCTCCGCAAGGGGCCGTTCCACTTCGAGGGGCTGCTCCGCGTCCCGATGCTGTGGAGCTTTCCGGGGACGCTGCCCGCCGGCGAGCGACGTGACGGCCCCGTCAGCGCCGTCGACTTCGCGCCGACGGTGCTCGACTTCTGCGACATCCCGGTTCCAGAGGGACGAGTCCCTCCGGAACGCGAAGCAATGCGGGAGCCGCCCGCCTGGGCGGGTCGCTCGCTCCGCCCGCAGTTGTCGGGCGAGACCGACGCCGTCCGCGACGGGGTCGTCGTCGAGAACGACGAGGACTACCTCGGCCTCCGGGTCCGCACGTACGTCACCGACCGGTACAAGCTGACGCTCTACCCCGGCGAACCGTACGGCGAACTGTTCGACCTCCGCAAGGACCCCGACGAACTCCGGAACCGCTGGGACGACGAGGCGTACGCCGACGTCCGTCGGCGACTCTCCGTCGAGTTTCTCGAGCGGTACGTCCTCCACGAGCAGGGTCTCCCGCGGCGGCTGTGCCACGCGTAG
- a CDS encoding hydroxypyruvate isomerase family protein, with amino-acid sequence MFKLSATLAILFPDTDPRDAVEPLAETGVDAVEYFDWQHDAAEEVVTAYRDAGLDVAATLAATGFPLAEPALTDPDQREAAVDALERSVDGAAALDVPVSVVTVGAEQEGLDRETQREKVVDCLAAAAPRAEERDVTLVVEPLNTAVDTPGYFLARSEEGFDIVDAVDSPNVKLLYDVYHQQVTEGNVIATLTENVDRIGHVHVADVPGRHKPGTGELHYENILGALAETGYDGYVGCEFAPTGDPAAAVASVVDLVDGL; translated from the coding sequence ATGTTCAAGCTGAGCGCGACGCTCGCGATTCTCTTTCCGGACACCGACCCGCGTGACGCCGTCGAGCCCCTCGCCGAGACGGGCGTCGACGCCGTCGAGTACTTCGACTGGCAGCACGACGCGGCCGAGGAGGTGGTGACGGCCTACCGAGACGCGGGGCTGGACGTCGCCGCGACGCTGGCGGCGACCGGCTTCCCGCTGGCGGAGCCGGCGCTGACCGACCCCGACCAGCGCGAGGCTGCCGTCGACGCCCTCGAACGCTCGGTCGACGGCGCGGCGGCGCTCGACGTACCCGTCTCGGTGGTCACCGTCGGCGCCGAACAGGAGGGGCTCGACCGCGAGACGCAGCGGGAGAAAGTCGTCGACTGTCTCGCCGCCGCCGCGCCGCGCGCAGAGGAGCGCGACGTGACGCTCGTCGTCGAACCGCTAAACACCGCCGTCGACACGCCGGGCTACTTCCTCGCGCGCTCCGAAGAGGGGTTCGACATCGTCGACGCCGTCGACAGCCCGAACGTGAAACTGCTCTACGACGTCTATCACCAGCAGGTGACGGAGGGGAACGTCATCGCCACGCTCACGGAGAACGTCGACCGCATCGGCCACGTCCACGTCGCCGACGTGCCCGGCCGCCACAAACCCGGGACGGGCGAACTCCACTACGAGAATATCCTCGGCGCGCTCGCGGAGACGGGCTACGACGGCTACGTCGGCTGCGAGTTCGCGCCCACCGGCGACCCCGCGGCCGCCGTCGCGTCCGTCGTCGACCTCGTTGACGGGCTCTAG
- a CDS encoding Gfo/Idh/MocA family oxidoreductase gives MIQVGVGLQGSRWCKQYLPPNVEDGLVDVVAAVDVDPNAFEPAREHLGIDEDRCYTELERAFAEHDADFCSVVVPPHVHEDVVDLALEHEMDILSEKPIADTMTASARIAEKVERAGRKMGVTMTHRFDRDKTSLRRELRSGRGGPLDYLTFRFTCDYRHRGTWDERLYDIDDPLLMDGAVHHLDLLRDLAGSDPETVYTQSWNPPWSEFENGAQALATVTFENGVRAQYEAATTNAVGLNGWGHEYVRAESRDATTVLDHRTLERFERDPDDENWVGRHPAGEELPLLDREKWGNAWLVEQFVEWLDGGEPMATNVSENLTSMALVFGAIESAERGEPVDVREYLDAARADARDSGE, from the coding sequence ATGATTCAGGTAGGCGTGGGTCTGCAGGGCTCGCGCTGGTGCAAGCAGTATCTCCCCCCGAACGTCGAGGACGGTCTCGTGGACGTCGTCGCCGCAGTCGACGTCGACCCGAACGCGTTCGAGCCGGCGCGCGAACACCTCGGTATCGACGAAGACCGCTGTTACACGGAGCTCGAACGGGCGTTCGCCGAGCACGACGCGGACTTCTGCTCCGTCGTCGTCCCGCCCCACGTCCACGAGGACGTGGTCGACCTGGCGCTCGAACACGAGATGGATATCCTCTCGGAGAAACCCATCGCCGACACGATGACGGCCTCGGCTCGAATCGCCGAGAAGGTCGAGCGCGCGGGACGGAAGATGGGTGTCACCATGACCCACCGGTTCGACCGCGACAAGACGTCGCTCCGTCGGGAACTCCGCTCCGGACGGGGTGGCCCGCTCGACTACCTCACGTTCCGGTTCACCTGCGACTACCGACACCGCGGGACGTGGGACGAGCGCCTCTACGACATCGACGACCCGCTTCTGATGGACGGCGCGGTCCACCACCTCGATCTCCTCCGCGACCTCGCGGGTTCAGATCCCGAGACGGTGTATACCCAGTCGTGGAACCCGCCGTGGAGCGAGTTCGAGAACGGTGCGCAGGCGCTGGCGACCGTGACGTTCGAGAACGGCGTCCGCGCGCAGTACGAGGCGGCGACGACCAACGCCGTCGGCCTCAACGGTTGGGGCCACGAGTACGTCCGCGCCGAGTCCAGAGACGCGACGACCGTGCTCGACCACCGGACGCTCGAACGGTTCGAGCGCGACCCCGACGACGAGAACTGGGTCGGTCGCCACCCCGCGGGCGAGGAACTCCCGCTTCTCGACCGCGAGAAGTGGGGCAACGCGTGGCTCGTCGAGCAGTTCGTCGAGTGGCTCGACGGCGGCGAGCCGATGGCGACGAACGTCTCGGAGAACCTCACGTCGATGGCGCTCGTCTTCGGTGCCATCGAGAGCGCCGAGCGCGGCGAACCGGTCGACGTGCGGGAGTATCTGGACGCAGCACGCGCAGACGCGCGTGACAGCGGCGAGTGA